One region of Quercus lobata isolate SW786 chromosome 2, ValleyOak3.0 Primary Assembly, whole genome shotgun sequence genomic DNA includes:
- the LOC115974368 gene encoding ornithine carbamoyltransferase, chloroplastic, whose amino-acid sequence MSAIFSHCTPITSDKAASLSSSFSGHNLRRSAQLPGKFCSTISVSSPASSPALRSRIACQISSSAAATSPPSSSIKVQAKSGQKDFLHISDFDKATILKILDQAAEVKALLKSGDRTFLPFKGKTMAMIFAKPSMRTRVSFETGFSLLGGHAIYLGPDDIQMGKREETRDVARVLCRYNDIIMARVFAHQDILDLAKYATVPVVNGLTDYNHPCQIMADALTIIEYIGHLEGTKVVYVGDGNNIVHSWLLLASVIPFHFVCACPKGFEPDEQTVEKARKAGISKIEITNDPKEAVRGADVVYSDVWASMGQKEEAAHRRQVFKDFQVDENLMKLAGPKAYFMHCLPAERGVEVTDDVIEAPNSIVFPQAENRMHAQNAIMLHLFGL is encoded by the exons ATGTCGGCGATATTTTCTCACTGTACACCTATCACCTCAGACAAAGCCGCCTCTCTCTCCTCCTCATTTTCCGGTCACAATCTCCGGCGATCGGCCCAACTCCCTGGAAAGTTCTGCTCGACCATTTCGGTCTCTTCTCCGGCGAGCTCTCCGGCTTTACGATCAAGGATCGCTTGCCAGATTTCCTCCTCCGCCGCTGCTACTTCGCCACCTTCTTCCTCCATCAAAGTCCAAG CGAAATCAGGGCAGAAGGATTTTCTGCACATTAGTGATTTTGACAAGGCTACTATTTTAAAGATCTTAGACCAGGCTGCAGAAGTCAAAGCATTGCTAAAATCAGGAGACAGGACATTCCTTCCATTCAAGGGGAAAACAATGGCGATGATCTTTGCAAAGCCATCCATGAGAACCCGAGTTTCTTTTGAGACTGGGTTTTCCTTGCTAGGAGGCCATGCTATATACTTGGGACCTGATGATATTCAGATGGGTAAGCGGGAGGAAACTCGTGATGTTGCTCGTGTTTTGTGTCGCTATAATGACATTATTATGGCACGGGTCTTTGCTCATCAG GACATTCTTGATCTAGCTAAATATGCAACTGTACCTGTTGTTAATGGCCTGACAGACTATAACCATCCCTGCCAAATAATGGCCGATGCCCTCACTATAATTGAGTATATCGGTCATTTGGAAGGAACCAAG GTCGTCTATGTAGGAGATGGAAATAACATTGTACACTCTTGGTTGTTGTTGGCATCAGTTATTCCCTTCCATTTTGTTTGTGCCTGCCCTAAAGGTTTTGAACCAGATGAACAAACAGTTGAGAAGGCACGAAAGGCTGGAATCAGCAAGATTGAAATAACAAATGATCCAAAGGAAGCCGTTAGAGGAGCTGATGTTGTCTACTCAGATGTGTGGGCCAGCATGGGACAAAAGGAAGAGGCTGCCCATCGACGTCAAGTGTTTAAAGACTTTCAG GTGGATGAAAATCTTATGAAGTTAGCAGGCCCAAAAGCTTACTTCATGCATTGCTTACCCGCAGAAAGAGGAGTTGAGGTGACTGATGATGTTATCGAAGCTCCAAATTCCATCGTCTTCCCACAGGCTGAGAATCGCATGCATGCACAGAACGCCATAATGCTACATCTGTTTGGCTTGTAA